Proteins encoded within one genomic window of Theobroma cacao cultivar B97-61/B2 chromosome 7, Criollo_cocoa_genome_V2, whole genome shotgun sequence:
- the LOC18593184 gene encoding proteasome activator subunit 4 isoform X1, with amino-acid sequence MHLYNAWLPPPVAEETKKEKESFSRVVSSVKNLYRPDDPDSVYSTLKWISVIDLFIKAKSDISLEDVDSVVEIGLELFHKSQSKLYAQVRWGNILVRLLNKYRKKLSLKVQWRPLYDTLIHTHFTRNTGPEGWRLRQRHFETVTSLVRSCRRFFPAGSASEIWFEFRSLLENPWHNATFEGAGFVRLFLPTNSDNQDFFSDNWIRECMELWDSIPNCQFWNGQWTAVMARVVKNYKFINWECFLPTLFTRFLNMFEVPVASGSGSYPFSVDVPRNTRFLFSNKTVTPAKAIAKSVVYLLKPGSMAQEHFEKLVNLLEQYYHPSNGGRWTYSLERFLLYLVITFQKRLQHEQQNTDNDSQAELYLGKLERSAFVNVLLRLIDRGQYSKNEHLSETVAAATSILSYVEPSLVLPFLASRFHMALETMTATHQLKTAVMSVAFAGRSLFFTSLSNGSVNPVDLGGGDDTFIDLLMISLSNALLGMDANDPPKTLATMQLIGSIFSNMAMLDDNIDELSFMPMIRFSEWLDEFFCRLFSLLLHLEPSSVLNEGLHSSATSGTFLVEDGPYYFCMLEILLGRLSKQLYNQALKKISKFVWTNILPGAIAEVGLLCCACVHSNPEEAVVHLVEPILSSVLSSLNGTPVTGFGGRGILDPSVSTKAKPTLSPALETAIDYQLKILSVAISYGGSALLHYKDQFKEAIVSAFDSPSWKVNGAGDHLLRSLLGSLVLYYPMDQYKCILNHPAAAALEEWISTKDYSNDGALKAPKWHIPSDEEVQFANELLILHFQSALDDLLRICQTKIHSDPGNEKEHLKVTLLRIDSSLQGVLSCLPDFRPSSRNGTIEDSSYPSFLIAGATGSRVGSNQLREKAAEVIHTACKYLLEEKSDDSILLILIIRIMDALGNYGSLEYDEWSNHRQAWKLESAAIVEPPINFIASSHSKGKRRPRWALIDKAYMHSTWRSSQSSYHLFRTNGNFLPPDHVILLMDDLLNLSLHNYESVRMLAGKSLLKIMKRWPSLISKCVLSLCENLRKPNSPDHAVLGSCAVLSTQTVLKHLTTDPQAFGSFLLAILLSSHHESLKAQKAINELFVKYNIYFAGVSKNIFKTVDNHIDTPDFADLVSQIGSMSFDSTGLHWRYNLMANRVLLLLAVSCRHDPNFSPKILGETAGHFLKNLKSQLPQTRILAISALNTLLKDSPYKMSADDRPLFSGNSQENAESSLEGALREIFQEEGFFNETLNSLSHVHIITDTESASSRGNHGNSSFQSLADKSITRFYFDFSATWPRTPSWISLLGSDTFYSNFARIFKRLIQECGMPVLLALKSTLEEFVNAKERSKQCVAAEAFAGVLHSDVNGLLEEWDSWMMVQLQNIILAQSVESIPEWAACIRYAVTGKGKHGTRVPLLRQQILNCLLTPLPPTVTTTVVAKRYAFISAALIELSPQKMPVPEIQMHNKLLDELLGNMCHSSAQVREAIGVTLSVLCSNIRLHASSSQDHSNDRGKTNINNQLKEENWVQLLTERASELVVNIQNSSLSDVIDTSTDISTKNGYQNGDSQDDVKWMETLFHFIISTLKSGRSSYLLDVIVGLLYPVISLQETSNKDLSTLAKAAFELLKWRIILEPHLQKAVSVILSSAKDPNWRTRSATLTYLRTFMFRHTFILLKGDKQKIWKTVEKLLQDNQVEVREHAAGVLAGLMKGGDEDLAGDFRDRAYIEANSIQRRRKTRNANSGHSVASVHGAVLALAASVLSVPYDMPRWLPDHVTLLARFSGEPSPVKLTVTKAVAEFRRTHADTWNVQKDSFNEEQLEVLADTSSSSSYFA; translated from the exons ATGCATCTCTACAATGCATGGCTGCCCCCACCGGTTGCAGAAGAGACCAAGAAGGAGAAAGAATCCTTCTCTCGGGTCGTCTCTTCTGTCAAGAACCTTTATCGACCCGATGACCCGGATTCCGTTTACTCCACTCTGAAATGGATCTCTGTTATCGACCT TTTCATAAAGGCAAAAAGTGATATATCTTTGGAAGACGTAGATTCAGTTGTTGAGATTGGCTTAGAATTATTCCATAAATCACAGAGCAAGCTTTATGCTCAG GTTAGATGGGGAAATATCTTAGTCAGATTGCTTAATAAGTATCGAAAGAAATTGTCCTTGAAAGTTCAGTGGCGGCCTTTGTATGATACTCTTATTCATACGCATTTCACAAG GAATACAGGTCCAGAGGGATGGAGATTGAGACAGCGGCATTTTGAGACTGTTACTTCCCTTGTTAGATCATGCCGACGGTTCTTTCCAGCTGGTTCTGCCTCGGAGATTTGGTTCGAGTTTAG ATCTcttttggaaaatccttggcaCAATGCAACCTTTGAAGGAGCTGGATTTGTGAGACTCTTCCTTCCTACAAATTCAGACAATCAAGACTTCTTCTCAGA TAATTGGATTAGAGAGTGTATGGAACTCTGGGACTCAATTCCAAATTGTCAATTCTGGAACGGTCAATGGACTGCTGTTATGGCTCGTGTAGTGAAGAATTACAAGTTTATCAACTGGGAGTGTTTTTTACCTACATTGTTTACTAGATTTTTAAACATGTTTGAG GTTCCTGTGGCAAGTGGAAGTGGATCTTATCCTTTTTCTGTGGACGTACCCAGAAATACAAGGTTCTTGTTCTCCAATAAGACAGTCACTCCAGCAAAGGCCATTGCAAAATCAGTT GTGTATTTATTAAAGCCTGGTAGTATGGCACAAGAACATTTCGAGAAATTGGTCAACCTCTTAGAACA ATATTACCATCCCTCAAATGGTGGTCGGTGGACTTATTCGTTGGAGCGATTTCTGCTGTATTTGGTGATTACATTCCAAAAACGCTTACAGCATGAGCAGCA GAACACAGATAATGATAGTCAGGCTGAGCTTTACTTAGGAAAATTAGAAAGGAGTGCATTTGTCAATGTGCTGCTGAGGCTTATTGATCGTGGTCAATATAGCAAAAATGAACATCTTTCTGAGACCGTTGCTGCAGCAACATCGATCTTATCCTATGTGGAGCCCTCTCTGGTACTTCCATTTTTGGCTTCTCGATTCCATATGGCCTTGGAGACG ATGACTGCCACCCACCAGTTGAAAACTGCTGTGATGTCAGTAGCATTTGCCGGGCGGTCTCTTTTTTTCACATCCCTATCAAATGGTTCAGTTAACCCGGTTGATCTTGGAGGTGGTGATGATACATTCATTGATCTTCTCATGATTTCATTATCAAATGCACTCCTTGGTATGGATGCCAATGATCCTCCTAAAACCTTGGCAACAATGCAACTAATAGGTTCCATCTTTTCCAAT ATGGCTATGCTGGATGATAATATAGATGAGCTCTCGTTCATGCCCATGATTCGCTTTTCTGAATGGCTAGATGAATTCTTTTGCCGCCTATTTTCATTACTTCTACATTTGGAACCCAGCAGTGTTCT GAATGAAGGCCTTCATTCATCAGCAACATCAGGAACTTTTCTGGTTGAAGATGGACCATACTACTTTTGCATGCTTGAAATCTTGCTTGGGAGACTTTCAAAACAACTATATAATCAG GCTTTGAAGAAAATCTCCAAATTCGTTTGGACAAATATTCTTCCTGGGGCAATTGCAGAGGTAGGACTGCTTTGTTGCGCATGTGTTCATTCAAATCCAGAAGAGGCGGTTGTTCACCTTGTAGAACCAATTTTATCATCTGTTCTATCCTCTTTGAATGGAACACCTGTTACAGGATTTGGAGGAAGAGGAATTCTGGATCCCTCAGTTTCAACCAAG GCTAAACCCACCCTTTCTCCAGCTCTTGAAACTGCAATTgattatcaattaaaaatattatcagTTGCCATCAGCTATGGAGGGTCTGCACTTCTCCATTACAAGGATCAATTTAAGGAAGCGATTGTTTCTGCATTTGACTCCCCTTCTTGGaag GTTAATGGAGCTGGTGATCATCTTCTTCGGTCACTGCTTGGAAGCCTGGTCCTATATTATCCTATGGATCAAtacaa GTGCATCTTGAATCACCCTGCTGCTGCTGCATTAGAGGAATGGATCAGCACAAAAGATTATTCTAATGATGGAGCACTGAAGGCCCCTAAATGGCATATTCCAAGTGATGAAGAAGTTCAATTTGCTAATGAACTTTTAATTCTCCATTTTCAATCGGCTTTAGATGATCTTTTAAGAATATGCCAAACTAAGATCCACTCTGATCCAG GCAACGAGAAAGAGCACTTGAAAGTGACTCTTTTACGTATTGATTCTTCATTGCAAGGTGTATTATCTTGCTTGCCTGATTTCAGGCCATCTTCCAGGAACGGCACGATTGAAGACTCTAGTTATCCTTCTTTTCTAATAGCTGGAGCTACAGGTTCAAGAGTTGGCAGCAATCAACTGCGGGAAAAGGCTGCTGAGGTTATACACACTGCCTGCAA ATACTTACTAGAGGAAAAATCAGATGACAGCATTTTATTGATTCTCATTATACGTATCATGGATGCTCTTGGAAACTACG GAAGTTTGGAATATGACGAGTGGTCAAATCATAGGCAGGCTTGGAAGTTGGAATCTGCTGCCATTGTAGAGCCTCCAATAAATTTTATAGCATCTTCACATTCTAAAGGAAAGAGAAG GCCTAGGTGGGCTCTCATTGACAAGGCATACATGCACAGCACATGGAGATCTTCTCAATCATCTTATCATCTGTTTCGTACCAATGGAAATTTCTTGCCACCAGACCATGTAATTTTGTTGATGGATGAtcttttaaatctttctttgcATAACTATGAAAGCGTTCGCAT GCTTGCTGGAAAATCTCTGTTGAAGATAATGAAGAGGTGGCCATCTTTGATTTCAAAGTGTGTGCTCTCTCTGTGTGAGAATTTGAGGAAACCTAATTCACCGGACCATGCGGTTCTAGGTTCTTGTGCTGTGCTTTCTACACAGACAGTTCTGAAGCATTTGACAACG GATCCACAAGCATTTGGTTCATTTCTCCTTGCAATTCTTTTAAG CTCCCATCATGAATCACTGAAAGCCCAGAAAGCAATCAATGAG CTTTTTGTCAAATACAACATCTACTTTGCGGGTGTGTCTAAAAACATCTTTAAGACAGTGGATAATCACATAGATACCCCAGACTTTGCAGATCTGGTGTCTCAGATTGGTTCAATGAGTTTTGATTCTACGGGTTTGCATTGGCG GTATAATCTGATGGCTAACAGAGTTTTGCTCTTGTTGGCCGTGTCATGTAGGCATGACCCAAACTTTTCACCAAAAATCCTTGGTGAAACTGCTG GACACTTCCTAAAGAACTTGAAAAGTCAACTTCCTCAGACAAGAATACTTGCAATCTCGGCTCTAAATACGCTATTAAAAGATTCACCTTATAAGATGTCAGCTGATGATCGACCACTATTCTCTGGGAATTCACAAGAAAATGCCGAATCATCCCTTGAAGGAGCATTAAGGGAGATATTTCAGGAAGAGGGATTTTTTAATGAGACCTTAAATAGTTTGTCCCATGTCCATATAATAACTGATACTGAGAGTGCATCTTCTAGAGGAAATCATGGAAATTCTTCCTTTCAGAGCTTGGCTGACAAATCGATCACCCGTTTTTATTTCGACTTTTCAGCTACATGGCCACGTACTCCTAGTTGGATCTCTTTATTAGGAAGCGATACTTTTTACTCAAACTTTGCTCGTATATTTAAGCGGTTAATCCAAGAATGTGGAATGCCGGTTTTACTTGCACTGAAAAGTACATTGGAGGAGTTTGTCAATGCCAAGGAGAGGTCTAAGCAGTGTGTCGCTGCTGAAGCATTTGCTGGAGTGTTACATTCTGATGTCAATGGCCTTTTAGAGGAATGGGACAGCTGGATGATGGTCCAGTTGCAGAACATTATTCTTGCTCAATCGGTGGAATCCATTCCTGAGTGGGCAGCTTGTATACGTTATGCAGTTACAGGAAAAGGAAAGCATGGAACAAGAGTTCCCCTTCTGAGGCAACAGATTTTGAACTGCTTGTTGACACCTTTACCTCCAACTGTAACTACAACTGTAGTTGCGAAGCGGTATGCTTTTATTTCTGCTGCACTTATAGAGCTATCCCCGCAAAAAATGCCTGTGCCTGAGATACAGATGCACAATAAACTTCTGGATGAATTGCTGGGTAATATGTGCCATTCATCGGCCCAA GTAAGGGAAGCTATTGGGGTTACCCTTTCTGTGTTGTGCTCTAACATTCGGCTCCATGCGTCATCTTCGCAAGATCATTCGAATGACAGGGGAAAGACTAATATCAATAACCAACTTAAGGAGGAAAATTGGGTTCAACTACTAACGGAAAGAGCATCCGAACTTGTTGTGAACATTCAGAATTCTAGCCTGTCTGATGTTATAGATACCTCGACAGATATAAGTACCAAAAATGGTTATCAGAATGGTGATTCACAGGATGATGTCAAATGGATGGAAACT ttatttcattttatcatATCAACTTTGAAGTCTGGAAGATCTTCATATTTGCTTGACGTGATTGTGGGGCTTCTATATCCTGTAATTTCCTTGCAG GAAACGTCAAACAAAGATTTGTCAACGTTAGCAAAGGCAGCATTTGAATTACTAAAATGGAGAATCATTTTGGAACCCCATCTCCAGAAGGCTGTTTCTGTTATTCTTTCTTCTGCAAAGGATCCTAACTGGCGAACTAGATCAGCAACTCTAACATATCTACGAACTTTTATGTTCAG GCACACCTTCATTCTCTTGAAAGGGGACAAACAAAAGATCTGGAAAACAGTGGAGAAGCTACTTCAAGACAACCAAGTGGAG GTAAGAGAGCATGCTGCAGGGGTGCTAGCTGGCCTAATGAAGGGTGGGGATGAAGATTTAGCTGGAGATTTCCGTGATAGGGCATACATAGAGGCAAATTCCATTCAAAGAAGGAGAAAGACAAG GAATGCAAATTCTGGACACTCTGTGGCATCTGTACATGGTGCAGTACTTGCTCTGGCAGCTTCGGTGTTATCAGTCCCATATGATATGCCCAG ATGGTTACCTGATCACGTTACATTACTGGCTCGCTTCAGTGGGGAGCCATCACCTGTAAAATTGACTGTGACAAAAGCAGTTGCTGAGTTCCGGCGTACGCATGCAGATACATGGAACGTTCAAAAGGATTCGTTTAATGAAGAGCAACTTGAG GTCCTGGCAGATACATCGTCCTCATCGTCATATTTTGCTTGA
- the LOC18593184 gene encoding proteasome activator subunit 4 isoform X2, producing the protein MLRWGNILVRLLNKYRKKLSLKVQWRPLYDTLIHTHFTRNTGPEGWRLRQRHFETVTSLVRSCRRFFPAGSASEIWFEFRSLLENPWHNATFEGAGFVRLFLPTNSDNQDFFSDNWIRECMELWDSIPNCQFWNGQWTAVMARVVKNYKFINWECFLPTLFTRFLNMFEVPVASGSGSYPFSVDVPRNTRFLFSNKTVTPAKAIAKSVVYLLKPGSMAQEHFEKLVNLLEQYYHPSNGGRWTYSLERFLLYLVITFQKRLQHEQQNTDNDSQAELYLGKLERSAFVNVLLRLIDRGQYSKNEHLSETVAAATSILSYVEPSLVLPFLASRFHMALETMTATHQLKTAVMSVAFAGRSLFFTSLSNGSVNPVDLGGGDDTFIDLLMISLSNALLGMDANDPPKTLATMQLIGSIFSNMAMLDDNIDELSFMPMIRFSEWLDEFFCRLFSLLLHLEPSSVLNEGLHSSATSGTFLVEDGPYYFCMLEILLGRLSKQLYNQALKKISKFVWTNILPGAIAEVGLLCCACVHSNPEEAVVHLVEPILSSVLSSLNGTPVTGFGGRGILDPSVSTKAKPTLSPALETAIDYQLKILSVAISYGGSALLHYKDQFKEAIVSAFDSPSWKVNGAGDHLLRSLLGSLVLYYPMDQYKCILNHPAAAALEEWISTKDYSNDGALKAPKWHIPSDEEVQFANELLILHFQSALDDLLRICQTKIHSDPGNEKEHLKVTLLRIDSSLQGVLSCLPDFRPSSRNGTIEDSSYPSFLIAGATGSRVGSNQLREKAAEVIHTACKYLLEEKSDDSILLILIIRIMDALGNYGSLEYDEWSNHRQAWKLESAAIVEPPINFIASSHSKGKRRPRWALIDKAYMHSTWRSSQSSYHLFRTNGNFLPPDHVILLMDDLLNLSLHNYESVRMLAGKSLLKIMKRWPSLISKCVLSLCENLRKPNSPDHAVLGSCAVLSTQTVLKHLTTDPQAFGSFLLAILLSSHHESLKAQKAINELFVKYNIYFAGVSKNIFKTVDNHIDTPDFADLVSQIGSMSFDSTGLHWRYNLMANRVLLLLAVSCRHDPNFSPKILGETAGHFLKNLKSQLPQTRILAISALNTLLKDSPYKMSADDRPLFSGNSQENAESSLEGALREIFQEEGFFNETLNSLSHVHIITDTESASSRGNHGNSSFQSLADKSITRFYFDFSATWPRTPSWISLLGSDTFYSNFARIFKRLIQECGMPVLLALKSTLEEFVNAKERSKQCVAAEAFAGVLHSDVNGLLEEWDSWMMVQLQNIILAQSVESIPEWAACIRYAVTGKGKHGTRVPLLRQQILNCLLTPLPPTVTTTVVAKRYAFISAALIELSPQKMPVPEIQMHNKLLDELLGNMCHSSAQVREAIGVTLSVLCSNIRLHASSSQDHSNDRGKTNINNQLKEENWVQLLTERASELVVNIQNSSLSDVIDTSTDISTKNGYQNGDSQDDVKWMETLFHFIISTLKSGRSSYLLDVIVGLLYPVISLQETSNKDLSTLAKAAFELLKWRIILEPHLQKAVSVILSSAKDPNWRTRSATLTYLRTFMFRHTFILLKGDKQKIWKTVEKLLQDNQVEVREHAAGVLAGLMKGGDEDLAGDFRDRAYIEANSIQRRRKTRNANSGHSVASVHGAVLALAASVLSVPYDMPRWLPDHVTLLARFSGEPSPVKLTVTKAVAEFRRTHADTWNVQKDSFNEEQLEVLADTSSSSSYFA; encoded by the exons ATGCTCAG ATGGGGAAATATCTTAGTCAGATTGCTTAATAAGTATCGAAAGAAATTGTCCTTGAAAGTTCAGTGGCGGCCTTTGTATGATACTCTTATTCATACGCATTTCACAAG GAATACAGGTCCAGAGGGATGGAGATTGAGACAGCGGCATTTTGAGACTGTTACTTCCCTTGTTAGATCATGCCGACGGTTCTTTCCAGCTGGTTCTGCCTCGGAGATTTGGTTCGAGTTTAG ATCTcttttggaaaatccttggcaCAATGCAACCTTTGAAGGAGCTGGATTTGTGAGACTCTTCCTTCCTACAAATTCAGACAATCAAGACTTCTTCTCAGA TAATTGGATTAGAGAGTGTATGGAACTCTGGGACTCAATTCCAAATTGTCAATTCTGGAACGGTCAATGGACTGCTGTTATGGCTCGTGTAGTGAAGAATTACAAGTTTATCAACTGGGAGTGTTTTTTACCTACATTGTTTACTAGATTTTTAAACATGTTTGAG GTTCCTGTGGCAAGTGGAAGTGGATCTTATCCTTTTTCTGTGGACGTACCCAGAAATACAAGGTTCTTGTTCTCCAATAAGACAGTCACTCCAGCAAAGGCCATTGCAAAATCAGTT GTGTATTTATTAAAGCCTGGTAGTATGGCACAAGAACATTTCGAGAAATTGGTCAACCTCTTAGAACA ATATTACCATCCCTCAAATGGTGGTCGGTGGACTTATTCGTTGGAGCGATTTCTGCTGTATTTGGTGATTACATTCCAAAAACGCTTACAGCATGAGCAGCA GAACACAGATAATGATAGTCAGGCTGAGCTTTACTTAGGAAAATTAGAAAGGAGTGCATTTGTCAATGTGCTGCTGAGGCTTATTGATCGTGGTCAATATAGCAAAAATGAACATCTTTCTGAGACCGTTGCTGCAGCAACATCGATCTTATCCTATGTGGAGCCCTCTCTGGTACTTCCATTTTTGGCTTCTCGATTCCATATGGCCTTGGAGACG ATGACTGCCACCCACCAGTTGAAAACTGCTGTGATGTCAGTAGCATTTGCCGGGCGGTCTCTTTTTTTCACATCCCTATCAAATGGTTCAGTTAACCCGGTTGATCTTGGAGGTGGTGATGATACATTCATTGATCTTCTCATGATTTCATTATCAAATGCACTCCTTGGTATGGATGCCAATGATCCTCCTAAAACCTTGGCAACAATGCAACTAATAGGTTCCATCTTTTCCAAT ATGGCTATGCTGGATGATAATATAGATGAGCTCTCGTTCATGCCCATGATTCGCTTTTCTGAATGGCTAGATGAATTCTTTTGCCGCCTATTTTCATTACTTCTACATTTGGAACCCAGCAGTGTTCT GAATGAAGGCCTTCATTCATCAGCAACATCAGGAACTTTTCTGGTTGAAGATGGACCATACTACTTTTGCATGCTTGAAATCTTGCTTGGGAGACTTTCAAAACAACTATATAATCAG GCTTTGAAGAAAATCTCCAAATTCGTTTGGACAAATATTCTTCCTGGGGCAATTGCAGAGGTAGGACTGCTTTGTTGCGCATGTGTTCATTCAAATCCAGAAGAGGCGGTTGTTCACCTTGTAGAACCAATTTTATCATCTGTTCTATCCTCTTTGAATGGAACACCTGTTACAGGATTTGGAGGAAGAGGAATTCTGGATCCCTCAGTTTCAACCAAG GCTAAACCCACCCTTTCTCCAGCTCTTGAAACTGCAATTgattatcaattaaaaatattatcagTTGCCATCAGCTATGGAGGGTCTGCACTTCTCCATTACAAGGATCAATTTAAGGAAGCGATTGTTTCTGCATTTGACTCCCCTTCTTGGaag GTTAATGGAGCTGGTGATCATCTTCTTCGGTCACTGCTTGGAAGCCTGGTCCTATATTATCCTATGGATCAAtacaa GTGCATCTTGAATCACCCTGCTGCTGCTGCATTAGAGGAATGGATCAGCACAAAAGATTATTCTAATGATGGAGCACTGAAGGCCCCTAAATGGCATATTCCAAGTGATGAAGAAGTTCAATTTGCTAATGAACTTTTAATTCTCCATTTTCAATCGGCTTTAGATGATCTTTTAAGAATATGCCAAACTAAGATCCACTCTGATCCAG GCAACGAGAAAGAGCACTTGAAAGTGACTCTTTTACGTATTGATTCTTCATTGCAAGGTGTATTATCTTGCTTGCCTGATTTCAGGCCATCTTCCAGGAACGGCACGATTGAAGACTCTAGTTATCCTTCTTTTCTAATAGCTGGAGCTACAGGTTCAAGAGTTGGCAGCAATCAACTGCGGGAAAAGGCTGCTGAGGTTATACACACTGCCTGCAA ATACTTACTAGAGGAAAAATCAGATGACAGCATTTTATTGATTCTCATTATACGTATCATGGATGCTCTTGGAAACTACG GAAGTTTGGAATATGACGAGTGGTCAAATCATAGGCAGGCTTGGAAGTTGGAATCTGCTGCCATTGTAGAGCCTCCAATAAATTTTATAGCATCTTCACATTCTAAAGGAAAGAGAAG GCCTAGGTGGGCTCTCATTGACAAGGCATACATGCACAGCACATGGAGATCTTCTCAATCATCTTATCATCTGTTTCGTACCAATGGAAATTTCTTGCCACCAGACCATGTAATTTTGTTGATGGATGAtcttttaaatctttctttgcATAACTATGAAAGCGTTCGCAT GCTTGCTGGAAAATCTCTGTTGAAGATAATGAAGAGGTGGCCATCTTTGATTTCAAAGTGTGTGCTCTCTCTGTGTGAGAATTTGAGGAAACCTAATTCACCGGACCATGCGGTTCTAGGTTCTTGTGCTGTGCTTTCTACACAGACAGTTCTGAAGCATTTGACAACG GATCCACAAGCATTTGGTTCATTTCTCCTTGCAATTCTTTTAAG CTCCCATCATGAATCACTGAAAGCCCAGAAAGCAATCAATGAG CTTTTTGTCAAATACAACATCTACTTTGCGGGTGTGTCTAAAAACATCTTTAAGACAGTGGATAATCACATAGATACCCCAGACTTTGCAGATCTGGTGTCTCAGATTGGTTCAATGAGTTTTGATTCTACGGGTTTGCATTGGCG GTATAATCTGATGGCTAACAGAGTTTTGCTCTTGTTGGCCGTGTCATGTAGGCATGACCCAAACTTTTCACCAAAAATCCTTGGTGAAACTGCTG GACACTTCCTAAAGAACTTGAAAAGTCAACTTCCTCAGACAAGAATACTTGCAATCTCGGCTCTAAATACGCTATTAAAAGATTCACCTTATAAGATGTCAGCTGATGATCGACCACTATTCTCTGGGAATTCACAAGAAAATGCCGAATCATCCCTTGAAGGAGCATTAAGGGAGATATTTCAGGAAGAGGGATTTTTTAATGAGACCTTAAATAGTTTGTCCCATGTCCATATAATAACTGATACTGAGAGTGCATCTTCTAGAGGAAATCATGGAAATTCTTCCTTTCAGAGCTTGGCTGACAAATCGATCACCCGTTTTTATTTCGACTTTTCAGCTACATGGCCACGTACTCCTAGTTGGATCTCTTTATTAGGAAGCGATACTTTTTACTCAAACTTTGCTCGTATATTTAAGCGGTTAATCCAAGAATGTGGAATGCCGGTTTTACTTGCACTGAAAAGTACATTGGAGGAGTTTGTCAATGCCAAGGAGAGGTCTAAGCAGTGTGTCGCTGCTGAAGCATTTGCTGGAGTGTTACATTCTGATGTCAATGGCCTTTTAGAGGAATGGGACAGCTGGATGATGGTCCAGTTGCAGAACATTATTCTTGCTCAATCGGTGGAATCCATTCCTGAGTGGGCAGCTTGTATACGTTATGCAGTTACAGGAAAAGGAAAGCATGGAACAAGAGTTCCCCTTCTGAGGCAACAGATTTTGAACTGCTTGTTGACACCTTTACCTCCAACTGTAACTACAACTGTAGTTGCGAAGCGGTATGCTTTTATTTCTGCTGCACTTATAGAGCTATCCCCGCAAAAAATGCCTGTGCCTGAGATACAGATGCACAATAAACTTCTGGATGAATTGCTGGGTAATATGTGCCATTCATCGGCCCAA GTAAGGGAAGCTATTGGGGTTACCCTTTCTGTGTTGTGCTCTAACATTCGGCTCCATGCGTCATCTTCGCAAGATCATTCGAATGACAGGGGAAAGACTAATATCAATAACCAACTTAAGGAGGAAAATTGGGTTCAACTACTAACGGAAAGAGCATCCGAACTTGTTGTGAACATTCAGAATTCTAGCCTGTCTGATGTTATAGATACCTCGACAGATATAAGTACCAAAAATGGTTATCAGAATGGTGATTCACAGGATGATGTCAAATGGATGGAAACT ttatttcattttatcatATCAACTTTGAAGTCTGGAAGATCTTCATATTTGCTTGACGTGATTGTGGGGCTTCTATATCCTGTAATTTCCTTGCAG GAAACGTCAAACAAAGATTTGTCAACGTTAGCAAAGGCAGCATTTGAATTACTAAAATGGAGAATCATTTTGGAACCCCATCTCCAGAAGGCTGTTTCTGTTATTCTTTCTTCTGCAAAGGATCCTAACTGGCGAACTAGATCAGCAACTCTAACATATCTACGAACTTTTATGTTCAG GCACACCTTCATTCTCTTGAAAGGGGACAAACAAAAGATCTGGAAAACAGTGGAGAAGCTACTTCAAGACAACCAAGTGGAG GTAAGAGAGCATGCTGCAGGGGTGCTAGCTGGCCTAATGAAGGGTGGGGATGAAGATTTAGCTGGAGATTTCCGTGATAGGGCATACATAGAGGCAAATTCCATTCAAAGAAGGAGAAAGACAAG GAATGCAAATTCTGGACACTCTGTGGCATCTGTACATGGTGCAGTACTTGCTCTGGCAGCTTCGGTGTTATCAGTCCCATATGATATGCCCAG ATGGTTACCTGATCACGTTACATTACTGGCTCGCTTCAGTGGGGAGCCATCACCTGTAAAATTGACTGTGACAAAAGCAGTTGCTGAGTTCCGGCGTACGCATGCAGATACATGGAACGTTCAAAAGGATTCGTTTAATGAAGAGCAACTTGAG GTCCTGGCAGATACATCGTCCTCATCGTCATATTTTGCTTGA